The genomic interval GAAAGCAGCCTTGCGCACCATCGCCCATATCTCCGACCTGCATTTCGGGCGGCTCAACGACGACGCCTTGCCGGCGCTGCGCGACGCGATCCGCGCGGCGAAACCGGATGTCGTGGCGGTCTCGGGCGACCTGACGCAGCGGGCGCGCTCGGCCGAGTTCGTCGCGGCGCGGCGCTTCCTGGACACTCTGCCGCGGCCCCAGATCGTCGTGCCGGGCAATCACGACGTGCCGCTGTTCAACGCTTTTGCGCGATGGCTGACGCCGCTGGCCAAATATCGCCGCTATGTGACGGACGACCTGGAGCCGTTCCATGCCGACGACGAGATCGCCGTGATCGGCCTCAACACCGCCCGCTCGCTAACCGTCAAGGGCGGGCGCATCAATGCGCTTCAGGTGGCGAACGGCTGCGCCAGGTTCCATACGACGGGGGAGGGCGTCACGCGCATCCTGGTCACGCACCATCCGTTCGACGTCGCGGAAGGCGGCGATGTCGGAGACGTCGTCGGCCGTGCCGGCATGGCGATGGCGGGCTTTGCGCAATGCCGCATCGACATGCTGCTGTCGGGCCATGTCCATGTCAGCGGCACCGGCAGCAGCGCGAAGCGCTACGACATCGCGGGCTATTCGGCGCTGCTGGTCCAGGCCGGGACCGCCACCTCTTCGCGACAGCGCGGAGAAGCCAATACCTGGAACCTGATCCGGATCGAGCGCCCGCATATCACGGTGGAATGCCGGAGCTGGGACGCGGCGCGCGGCGGCTTCGAAGTCTCGCGCACCAGCGCCTTCACCTATGGCGCGGCCGGATGGGCTCCGGCGCGCGACACCTCCGCTTAAGCCGAGGGTTTGCCGGCCTTCTTCGCGCTGGCGCGATGGGCCTTGCGGCGATCCTCCGCCAGGCGCTCCGCGACCGGTATCGGACGACCCTTGCCTTCCATCTCGATGCCCGGATGCGCGTCGGTGTGCGGCTGCATCGCGGG from Rhizomicrobium sp. carries:
- a CDS encoding metallophosphoesterase, translating into MRTIAHISDLHFGRLNDDALPALRDAIRAAKPDVVAVSGDLTQRARSAEFVAARRFLDTLPRPQIVVPGNHDVPLFNAFARWLTPLAKYRRYVTDDLEPFHADDEIAVIGLNTARSLTVKGGRINALQVANGCARFHTTGEGVTRILVTHHPFDVAEGGDVGDVVGRAGMAMAGFAQCRIDMLLSGHVHVSGTGSSAKRYDIAGYSALLVQAGTATSSRQRGEANTWNLIRIERPHITVECRSWDAARGGFEVSRTSAFTYGAAGWAPARDTSA